The stretch of DNA CTCACCCCTTAGGTTGTTCAGGTTCAGACTATGTTTCTGTTAATATAGATACGGCTCCGCATGCTGCATTCACAATTACCAAAAGCGGATGGACAGTCGCAATGAATAATACATCAACAGGGGCGCAACAAGCAACGGATTATTTATGGAATATGGGGGATGGGACAACGTATCAAATCCCTAATCCATTTCATACTTATGCAGACTCAGGCTGTTATTTAATAACACTGATTGTGACAGATGCTTGTGGTTCTGATACCGCTACTTTGAAAACAGCAATAGGGGTACCTGATACCTGTACGGTTGGAATTGGTCGATTAAAAAGTTCATTGGATGATATTCAATTTAAGCTAAGACCCAATCCGAATACTGGAAAGTTTCAATTGCAGTTGGATGAATCATTAAAAGAAGATACACAATTGCAACTTTATGATCTAAATGGTCGAATTGTCCACCAAGAATTATTGTTGGCATTTGGACAAGATCGTTGGGAGATAAGAACAAATAACTTGGCAGCAGGGGTTTATTTCCTACGATTACTCAATAATAAACAAACAAGGACGCAACGACTCGTAATTTTGAGAGAGTAGTAGCCTTGTTTATAATAAAAATAAGTCTTAAAAAAGCTGTGATGTGCTTAAGTGCATTACAGCTTTTTTTATCTTTGTCCCACTATAAATTTTTCTTTGAAAATCATCCTTTAATATGAAAAAAAATCATCAGGCTACTATTAAATTTGCGGTAGTAGGAGCTGGGCATATTGGTAAACGTCATGCTACTATGATTGCTAAAAATGAAGAAGCAGAGTTAGTAGCTTTGTGTGATGTTTTGCCAGCGGATTGCTTAGGGCTAGAAGAATTTGAGGTGCCTTTTTTTTCTTCTATAGAGGCATTATTGGCTGCTGATTTAGAACTCGATGTAGTTTGTATTTGCACCCCCAATGGAGTGCACGCAGAGCAAGCTATCTTAGCATTGGAGGCAGAAAAACACGTGGTTTGTGAAAAGCCAATGGGGTTAACCAAAAAGGCTTGTGAAGCGGTTATTTTTAAATCTTTGCAGGTCAATCGTCGAGTTTTTTGTGTCATGCAAAATCGTTATTCGCCGCCTTCTATTTGGGTAAAGCAGATCATCGAGGAAAAGCTATTGGGAGAAATTTATATGGTACAAATTAATTGTTATTGGAATCGGGATGATCGATATTATTACAAAAATGGAAAAAAACACAGTTGGAAAGGATCTATAGAATTAGATGGAGGACCATTGTTTACACAGTTTTCTCATTTTATAGATATTCTGTATTGGCTCTTTGGAGATGTAACAAACATTCAAGCAGTATTTCATAATTTTGCGCATCAGCATTCTACAGAATTTGAAGATTCTGGAATTGTTCATTTTGATTTTATCAATGGAGGAATGGGCTGTATTAATTATTCAACGGCTGTCTTTGATTCCAATTTAGAAAGTAGCCTGACTATTATTGGGCGTTCAGGGTCGTTAAAGATAGGAGGACAATACATGAATGAAGTGGAGTATTGTAATATAAAGGACTATGAAATGCCTACATTAACGGCATCTAACCCCGCAAATGATTATGGTGCTTATAAAGGATCTGCTGCCAATCATGTGTATGTAATCGAAAACGTAATTGATGTTTTAAAAAATAGAAAACCCATTACAACCAATGCCCTAGAAGGGTTAAAAGTTGTAGAAATAATAGAAAATATATATCGCCAAAAATAAAAAAGGTAGTGGTAAACCAAGGTAGTGGTAAACCAACGTGTTTACCACTACCTTAATTTTACCACCACACCAAACAACAACAAGATGAAATATCAAGCACATCAAACAGCGGTTATAGACAAAGGATGTAAAATTGGAGCAGGAACAAAAATTTGGCATTTCAGTCACATCATGCCCAATTGTTGTATAGGCGAGCGGTGCAACATCGGGCAAAATGTAGTCGTTTCACCAGATGTTATCTTGGGCAACAATGTAAAAGTGCAGAACAATGTATCTATTTACACAGGGGTAATTTGCGAAGACGATGTGTTTTTGGGACCATCAATGGTTTTTACCAATGTCATAAATCCACGATCAGCAGTTGTTAGAAGAGGGCAATACCGTTCTACCCTTGTAAAAAAAGGAGCCTCAATAGGAGCAAATGCCACAATAATTTGTGGCAATACAATTGGAGAATTTGCCCTAGTAGGAGCAGGGGCTGTTGTCACCAAAGATATTGCCCCTTACGCCTTGGTGGTTGGCAACCCATCCAAGCAAGTTGGCTGGGTGAGTGAGTATGGGCATCGATTGGCGTTTGACAAAAACAACCTAGCTCATTGCCCCGAAAGCCAGCAAGTTTACCAATTAGAAAATGAACAAGTCACAAGAATAGAATAAAAGGCTGAGAAATGAATATTGCAGGAAATATATGGAAACTTTATGTCATAAAAATGTCCAAGTGGTTCATGGTGTATATGCCAATTATTGTATTGTTTATACAATCTAATGGGCTTAATTTGAGAGAAGTAATGACGATTAATGCGATTTATTCTATGTCGGTTGCTTTTTTTGAAATTCCTTCGGGCTATTTTTCAGATCGGCTAGGGCGAAAAAATTCAATTATTTTAGGAACATTATTTATTACGGGGCAGTTTGGAATTTACAGTTTATCGTTTGATTTTTGGACAATGGGACTTGGGGCAATGATTGGTGGTTTAGGAGCTAGTTTTATATCAGGAACGGATTCAGCAATGCTTTATGATACCTTGCATATCTTGGATCGAAAAGGAGACTACCTAAAATGGGAAGGAAGAACCTATGCAATTGGTACTTTTTCGGAAGCCATAGCCGCTGTGATTGGTGGTTGGTTGGCTTATCAATATGGGCTAAGATACCCTATGTATATGCAGGTTGGCATCAGTTGTATAGGAGTGTTGGCAGCACTTTCTTTGGTGGAACCACCTGTTCATAAAACCCACAATAGAGGCAATTGGGAACAAGTAAAATATATCTTACGGTATACCTTTTGGGAAAATAAGAAGCTAAGGTTTTTTATTTTTCTTGCAGCTACCTTTGGTTTAGCTTCGTTATTATTGGCTTGGTTTGCGCAACCTTATTTTGATTACAAAGCGATAGCTGAAAACCAAATAGGGTACTTGTGGGCCGCCTTAAATATAACCGTTGCATTTTTTGCTTTAAATGCTCATTATAGCATGAAAATATTCAGAGAAAAACAGCTGATATTTATTATATTATTAGGGTTTAGTTTAGGATATATTGTATTGGGAATGTATGGAGGCGAATACTTATGGCTGGGTTTAGCAGCTATGTTTATGATGTATGCCTTGAGAGGATTAGCAACCCCTACCTTTTTGAATTTGATCAATCAGCATGCTCCTTCAGATATGCGAGCCACCGTCTTATCCATTCGAGGCTTTTCTGTACGAATTATGTATGCGTTAGTTGCTCCAATATTGGGGTGGACGGCAGATGTTTATTCTATTCAAGAAACTTTTTTGTTGATTGGAGGCGTAATCGGTATTGCCACTATTGTTGCAATTGTATTTTATTCTTTAATTTTGGAAGAAGCTAAACAGTAAGAACTACTCCCAATAGCAGTAACGTTATATTAAAAAGCAAATAAAACATGCGAGGTATTATTGTAATTCTTTTAGGGGTGTTAACCTTTCAAACGCACTCAATTCTAGCGGCTCCTCTGTTAGAAAACTTTTATATTGATGATGTAAAAGCTAGAATTTATATTGAAAAATACAAACATATAGCGGTTGCCGAAATGGACCGAACAGGAATTCCTGCTAGTATTAAAATGGCACAGGGAATTCTAGAATCAGGAGTGGGAGAAAGTGAATTGGCGAGTGTGGCCAACAATCATTTTGGTATTAAATGTGGTGGAGAGGTCTGGCAAGGAGAGACCCATTATGTTTGGGATGATGAGGTTGTGAAATCCTGTTTCAGGGTCTATGAAAGTGCAGAAGAATCTTATATTGCACACAGTGAATTTTTGCTCAATCCCAAGAAAGCATTTCGTTATGGAGTTTTGTTTGAGTTAGACAAAGAAGATTATAAAGCTTGGGCTAAAGGCTTACAAAAATCAGGTTATGCAACTTCTAAAACTTATGCTAAAAATTTAATCAGCATTATAGAACGTCTAGAGTTGTATAAGTTAGATTATCTAACGGTGGAAGTCTTGGCCTTAACAGAAGGAGCATTAGCCGATATATTTCCTTCTATGGGACCTGATGTGGATCGAAGTGCAGACGATACAACAACAAAAACGACTCGAATTCCAGATCCTTTTAGCGCTGTAACAGATAGCGTAGATATGGTGTTGACACTTTATGTGTTTAAAATCAATGGGATTGCTGCCGTGTATGTTCAGCCTGGGGATAATTTAGAATCTATAGCCGATCGCTACAGAAAAAAGGCAAAAAAATTATATCGTTACAACGAATTAAAAGGCCGAGAACTCAAAGTCGGGCAATATATATTCTTAAACAAAAAAGGCAATTGTTATCAACACTCCAATACAGATGCTTCTACCAATGTACATATTGTAAATATAGGGCAAGGAATGTATGACATTGCTCAATTGTATGGAATTAAACTAAAAAGATTATTGCGTTATAATAAGGTTTATAGACATCAAGAACCCAAACCAGGGGTGCAGATTTTTCTCAAAAAGCAAAAACGCTAAGTCCCATAGCCCTTGTTGCTGATTAGGAGCGTTTTTTTTGAAAAAAAGAACTTAACAACTGACCGCATTCTTCGGCTAAAACTCCTGTTATAATCTTAGTTTTGGGATGTAGCGCTTGGGGAGCCAATTGAGAATACCCTCGTTTGGCATCCGTAGCTCCAATGACCAACTCCCCTAGTTGTGCCCACGCTAATGCTCCTGAGCACATTACACAAGGTTCTAAGGTAACATAAAGCGTGCATTTTTGAAGATACTTGTTGTTTAGGTATTTGCTAGCAGCAGTAATGGCTAAGATTTCTGCGTGGGCGGTAACATCTGTTAAATGTTCTGTCCAGTTGTGTGCCCGTGCTATAATCTGTTGACGACAGACGACTATAGCCCCAACGGGGATTTCGTCGACTAGTGCCGCCTTTTCAGCTTCCTTTAACGCTTCTTTCATATAATATTCATGCGAAAAAACAGAAAACATCGTATCTTGGTTTTTATTATTCCTTTTTGGAAATGCAATTACTAATCAAACGTTAAATATAGGGCATTTTTGAACTAATTTTTTGAATAGGTGTAATTGTAGTAAAAATTTATACGGTACTATAAATGGATACGATTTTCAAGCAGAGTAATGATAAATAGCTCTTTGGCTAATCAATCGTATGATAAACTCGAACAGAACATAGATTTTTACGCCTTATTTTTCCATCTACTTAACTTTCATTTAATTCTATACAATCTGATATGCACAAGCAAATTTTAAGTTTAATTTTTTTACTAATTGTAATTAATGCAAAGTCCCAAGATGCTGGAGATGAGTGGTCACTAGAAAAATGTATTAATTATGCGATTCAAAATAGTTTACAAGTACAGCAAGCCAGTTTGAATCAGAACCAAGCCCAACTCACTAAAAAGCAAGCTATTTGGGCACAAGCTCCTACCATTAATGGTGGATTTAGAAATGGAGTTAACTTTGGGCGATCTGTTGATTTGACATCCTATGAATTTAATACCATTCCTACCTTAACATCTGGTCTTTCTCTGAATTTAAATGGAGTGATGTTTCAAGGAGGACAAATTAGAAATACGATTAAACAAAGCAAAATAGACTTAGAAGCAGCAGAACAAGATGTACAACAAGCTAAAAATGACGTTGCCTTATCGGTTGCTCAGGCTTATTTGTCCATTTTGTTGGCAGAAGAAAATAAAGGTGTTTTGGAAGAGCAAGCGAAGGTAACCCAAGCTCAATATGAACAAACGCTAAAGTTGATTAAAGGAGGCGTATTGGCAGAAAATAGCAAATACGATTTGGAGGCTCAAATCGCTAGGGATGAAGAGAATATTGTTGTTGCTCAAAATTCCATTGATTTAGCCTATGTAACATTAAAAACATTGATGAATATAGATGTATCGAGGGCGATGTCCATTCAGTCTACTTCGGATTTGGAGGTTGAGGAATCTTTAGAGGTGGCTACTTTAGATGAGGTCTATGCAGATGCAGTTACCAATCAACCGAATATTTTAGCCTCAAAATTACGAGAAAGAAGCGCTGAAATTGCCGTAAAAATCGCTAAAGGAGCCTTCTGGCCAACTATATCGTATTATGGAGGAATAAGTAGCAATTTCTCAACAGGGTTTAAATATCCAAACACGGATGATGTAGTGCCTTATTTTTTGCAGTTGGGAGGAACTTTTTCGGGCAATATTGGTGTAAATGTATCAGTACCTATTTTTAATGGTTTTAGAACTAAAATTGGTGTTCAACGAGCAGAATTAGGCACCAAAATCGCAGAATTGGCAACCACCCAATTGGAAACAACTTTGAAATCAAATATAGAACGTGCATTGACCGATATTCGGGCGGCTCAAAGACGTCTGGTTGCTTCTCAAAAAAGTGTAATAGCAACTCGTTTATCAGTAGATAATACCCGCAAACGTTATGATTTAGGGGTTGTCAATTCTTTTGAATTAACGAGTGTGCAAAATACACTAATTGCAGCTGAATCAAGCGTGTTACAAGCGAAGTATGACTATCTTTTTAAGCTGAAAATTCTAGATTATTATAGAGGAAAACCGATTACCATAAAATAATTCTGGTTCTTTAGCTTATTATTTTCGTTCTTTGATAACTCGAACAGAGCTTGCGACCTCACGAACAGAGTGAGTAACAAGGCTCACGCAGTAACCACGTAGTAGCAGCGAAGCTAATCATGTGGAATATTAAACAGCCCAGCTCCCTTATTACTACTTTTGTTATAATTTATAGGTAGTAAGTCGTATGTCCTGTATTAACAGAGACTACACACGACTTACTACCCATAACTTTCTTCTAAAAAAGAAATAGGAAGTTTACCCTTTGTTAGGGGGGCACACGATTTACTACGTGATAGAGTTGTCAAAGAACCATTATTTTCAAACAAACAAAATGGCAAACAAACGAAAAAGCAGAAAAGGATTATATCTTTTATTAGTTGTAATCATTATCATCGCAGTAGGAGGTTATTACCAGTTTAATCATAAAAAGGAAAATCCTGAACGAGTTGCTGTGGAGGCTGCTCAAAAGCGAACCATCGTAGAAACAGTTTATTCTAGTGGTAAATTATTTCCTGCTACAGAACTAGAAATTACTTCCAATATATCAGGAACCATTATAGAACTGTATGTTAAAGAAGGAGATTTGGTGAAAAAAGGACAACTGTTGGCTAAGGTCGATCCCGAAGCTTTGGTGTCTATTGTGGAACGTGCTGAGGCTGCAACAGAAGGTTCTAAGGCGCAATTGGAAGCGGTTCGTGCTCAAAAAAAACAGCTAGAGGCGCAATTTGAAAATACACGTATTATCTATACTCGCAATAAAGAGTTGTATAAGGATGGTGTCATTTCAAAATCTGAATTTGAAGCTGCTGAGGCAACATTTAATACTTCTAAAGCCAATATCGAGGCAGCTGTTCAGAACATCTTGGCTGCCGAATATACGGTTAAGAGTTCGGAAGCAACGGTCAAGGAACAAAAGAAAAATCTGTCTCAAACTAGAATTTATGCACCAATTAGTGGGGTGGTTTCTACCCTCTACAAAAAGCAGGGGGAACAAGTTGTAGGAACGGCTCAAATGGCTGGAACTCCTATTCTTAAGATTGCAAACCTCAAAACGGTAGAGGTACGTGTAGATGTCAACGAACGTGACATTTTAACCACTTCTATTGGAGATAGTGCAGAAATTGAGCTAGATGCTTATCCTGATCGTAAATTTTTAGGGATTGTTACTCAAATTGCCAATACAGCTACTGGGCTTAGTTCGTTGACCGCAGCGGCTCAATTGACATCAGACCAAGTGACAAATTTTGAAGTTCGAATTTTGATGCTAGACGATTCTTATAAAGATTTGGATACACAGTCGGAGCGTTCTCCTTTTAGGGCAGGTTTGTCTGCATCGGCAGAGATCAAAACGAATACGGCAGAAAGTATTTTATCGGTTCCTGTTGCTGCGGTTACAACTAGAGAGGAGGAGGTAGAAATTGGCGTAGACAAAGAGGCTCAAAAAATAAAAGAGTATGTTTTTGTGCAAGTAGCGGATTCTGTTTTACTTCGGGAAGTAACAACAGGGATTCAAAACGATAATTTTATAGAAATTAAATCGGGACTCAAAGCGGGAGAAGTTTTGGTAAAAGCTCCTTATGATGCTATTTCTAAACTATTAGAAGATGGGTCAAAAATTAAAGTCGTAGAAGAGAAAGCTTTGTATCAAGAAAAAGAGAAAGAATCTTAAAGAAAAGTGGTTCTTTGACAACTCAAACAGAGCTTGCGATCGCACGAACTCAACTTGCTGACTCACGAGGCACGAACAAAGCGTGGCGATCTCACGAACAAAGCGATTTAATGTCTAAAATCTATATGCCCAAACGGCATAATTACGACCGTTAATTAAAATTAATTGATGATTTGTCAAAGAAGGATAAAAGTTACGAAAATAATAAATTCAAAAAAAAAGCTCAATCAATTCCCTCGATTGGGCTTTTTTTCGTAAAAAAATGTATTTTTGTGCCGTTTTCTTTTTTAGAAAAGAAGACTGTTATCTTCTGATAACAAGTATGGATTATAATTTAATAAGAATAATAAAGGCACTCAGAATACTCTGAGCGCATCAAACACGGTTAAAATACAAATAAAAGATGGCTTTATTAGGGACAATTAGAAACCGATTTGGTTGGATGATGATGGCATTAGTTTTTATTGGTGTCGCATCATTTTTATTTATGGATATTAGTCCTGGTGCTAATACCGCTTCTGGTCGTGCAACAACAGTGGGCTTTGTGAATGATGACAAAGTTTCTGGCGAATTAGTACAACAATATACGCAAGAATACCAAGGAGGGAGATACCTTACTGAAGAAATTCAAGCACAAGTTTGGGAACGTATCATTGGTGAAAAATTGTTGACGCAAAAGACAATGGCAGCTGGTATGATCGTAACTCCTACCGAAATGGGAGATTTGTTCTTAAGCCCAGATCCTCGTCTATTGAGCCCTGTTGTTGTTAATCGTTTGGGCGATCCTCAAACTAGACAAGTTAATAGTGAGCAAGTAAGACAAGCTATTGATATGTTTCATAATACCAATGCCTTGTTGCAACAAGCTAATGGCGACCCACAACAAAAAGAAACTTTGTTAGAGCAGCAAAGAAATTGGTTGGCGTTAGAAAAAAGTGTAAAAGTTAGAGCGTTACAAGATAAATATTTCAAAGCATTGGAGAGCGGAATGTATACGCCTGCTTGGATGGTTGAAATGGAGCACAAAACGCAAGAAACAGGATATAATTTTGACTATGTTCGTATTCCTTATACCAACATTAAAGCTAAGGTAGAGGTAAGCGATCAAGAAATGAAAGATTACATTGCAGCACACCCTAGATTGTACAAGCGTGAAGCAACGGCTGCTATTGATTATATTGTATTTGATGTAAAACCTACTTCAGAAGATTCTACCATCTATTTTGATGAAATGGCTCAATATGCTAAAGAATTTGCAGCTACCAAATCAATGAAAGAAGATTCTACCTTTATCCAACAATATTATGGTACTTTTGCGCCTGATTTTTATACAGAAAGCGAAATGTCAGAACCTAAAGCAATTGTAGATTCTGTTTTTGCAGCGGAAGAAGGAACGGTATTTGGTCCTTATATCAACAACCAAAAATACAAAGTACTTAAAAAGATTGCAGAAAAGCGTTTGCCAGATTCTGTTAAAGCTCGTCATATTTTGATTCGTGCTCAGAACCCAGAAGAGGGACAAGCAGCACGTATCTTATTAGATTCACTTAAGAATGTATTGGATACTGATCCTACTGCTTCTTTTGATTCTTTGGCTGCCCAGTTTAGCCAAGATGGTTCTAGAGACAAAGGTGGAGATTTGGGCTGGAAAGCAAAAGATGGTTCTTTTGTTCCTCAGTTTGAAGAGTATATGTTCTACACAGGAGAAAAAGATAGCCTAAGAATTCTTTATACACAGTTTGGTTTGCACTTAATCCAAGTAACAGGTTATAAATATGAGACCGACAAAGTAGGTGTGCGTATTGCTGTGATTGAAAAAGATATTATTCCTAGTGAAGGAACTACTGAGCAAAAACAACGTGAGGTTCTTGAGTTTATTACCAACAATAGAACCATTGAGGATATGAAAAAAGCGGCTAAAGAAATGAGCTTGACGATTGCTCCTGCTACTGGTTTGGAAGAGGGTGGTTTTGAAATTATTGGTTTGGGCAAAAACTCAACGGCTGCTGATATTATTCGTTGGGCACACAATCCTGAAACAGAGAATGGTGAAGTAACCAACCGTCCTTATTTTATGGAAAACGAACAGTTGAACTATACTGAAAAATTTGTTGTTACAGCCTTGGTTTCTAAGTTGCCAAAAGGATTAGCTTCTATTGATGATCCTCAAGTACGTGGTGATGTAGGAAACATTTTGCGCAATGAGAAAAAGACAGCAATGGTTAAGAGCGAATTGGCTAGTTTGACTTCTTTGGATGCAATTGCTGGAAAATATGGCATCATTAAAGAATCTGCTGCTAATGTTCAATATGGTAGTGCTAATGTTGGTACCGTTGGTGTAGAGCCTAAAGTTGCTGCACTTGCAGCTGCTACTGAAGTTGGACAAATGTCTGGCGCAGTTGGTGGAAATGAAGGGGTTTATGTCCTACAAGTAACCAGCAGAAACGAAGCTCCAGCTATCGTTAACCTAAAATCTTCTCGTGATAAAGTTTCTAGACGTATTTCACAAGTAATTTCTACAGGTGTTTATGATAATATGAAAGACAATGCAGATATCGTAGATGATCGTTCTAAATACTAGAATAGTACTGCTTTAAAATAAAAATGGCTTATCCCTCATCGGGGATAAGCCATCTTTGTTTATAAGGACTGTGGTTAATCGTTTTGCATTTCCAATTCAAATTGGGCAGCCTCAATCAAATGGCTAACATCTGCCCCTAATTCTTTTGCTTTTTTTAGGTCAACCAATGCCTTTTCAAATTTTTCAAACGTCATATAAAAAGCAGCCCGCTCAGTATAGGCTTCTACATAATTAGGATTTAATTCAATGGCTTTGTTATAATTTTCGCCCGCCGTTTTAAATTCCTCTGGACTGACTTCTTGTTTAAATTTGCCACAGTGGAATTGGTATTCAGCATTGGTTGGTTCATGTTCTACGGCTTTTTTCATATCCGCCAACCTAGATTTATGCTGGTGCAAATCATTGTAGATCCAAGCTCGTGCGGCATAAAGGCTGGCTGGTTGTTCACTTAGCTCAATGGCTTTAGAATAGCTTGCTATTGCTTCTGTATACTTCTTTTGGTTGCGTAGAGCTAGACCAATCATATAATGAATGTCAGGGTTTTTAGCATTGTATTTTAGCGCTTTTTGGCAGTATTCGATAGATTTGTCATAATCTTTCTGGTTAAAAAATTCTAGAGAGTGATTGTAATAAGCAATACCAATGTTATTAAGCGCATCCTTGTTTTTGGGATTAATAGCTAGGCATTTCTGATAACAGTCAATAGCTGTGGGATAATCATTGGCATTGTGCGCTTTGACTCCTTTGTTATACTGTTGGATGTCTTCTTGTGCGATTAAGAAGAACGGTACAAAAATTAGGAAGGTGATTAATGTTCTCATAATTATTGGTTTTTAATCAAAAAGAAGGTCGGATATACTTTTTTTGCAATAAAAATGCCAATAAGAGTAGAGCTAAAGGCGACTCCTATTGAAAGTATTGTATCAGCTGTTCTTTTGCCTTGTTTTCATCCTGCCACCAATCTTTAGACCATATACGATGATAAATAAACCCAAAATTGCTGAGGTGTTCTTCTCTAAACAAATCCCAAGCATAGGCCTCTTCTGAATAGTGCTGATGGAAGGTATCAAAATCAATCGCCCATTTAGGCTGTCCTAATGCATCGGTGACAACCAATGGAATTTCAAATCCTGCATACGGATAATTCACTAAAACTCTACTAGGAAACTGTTGTTCCAAGAAATGAATAACTCGTTCCTTAAAAACATTGTCATGGGCTTGATAAAGAAAATCGTCAACAGGCTTTTTTAGACAATGGTCATACAAAAGCTGCAAGATTGCTTTTCGAGTGGCTTCTTCTTTTTGACTAACGGCTTTGGCATAAGCCAGATAAGCATAAAAAACAGCCTTTCCTACATTGCCTTTTTCCATTATTTCCGTTCGATAA from Aureispira anguillae encodes:
- a CDS encoding Gfo/Idh/MocA family protein, encoding MKKNHQATIKFAVVGAGHIGKRHATMIAKNEEAELVALCDVLPADCLGLEEFEVPFFSSIEALLAADLELDVVCICTPNGVHAEQAILALEAEKHVVCEKPMGLTKKACEAVIFKSLQVNRRVFCVMQNRYSPPSIWVKQIIEEKLLGEIYMVQINCYWNRDDRYYYKNGKKHSWKGSIELDGGPLFTQFSHFIDILYWLFGDVTNIQAVFHNFAHQHSTEFEDSGIVHFDFINGGMGCINYSTAVFDSNLESSLTIIGRSGSLKIGGQYMNEVEYCNIKDYEMPTLTASNPANDYGAYKGSAANHVYVIENVIDVLKNRKPITTNALEGLKVVEIIENIYRQK
- a CDS encoding peptidylprolyl isomerase, giving the protein MALLGTIRNRFGWMMMALVFIGVASFLFMDISPGANTASGRATTVGFVNDDKVSGELVQQYTQEYQGGRYLTEEIQAQVWERIIGEKLLTQKTMAAGMIVTPTEMGDLFLSPDPRLLSPVVVNRLGDPQTRQVNSEQVRQAIDMFHNTNALLQQANGDPQQKETLLEQQRNWLALEKSVKVRALQDKYFKALESGMYTPAWMVEMEHKTQETGYNFDYVRIPYTNIKAKVEVSDQEMKDYIAAHPRLYKREATAAIDYIVFDVKPTSEDSTIYFDEMAQYAKEFAATKSMKEDSTFIQQYYGTFAPDFYTESEMSEPKAIVDSVFAAEEGTVFGPYINNQKYKVLKKIAEKRLPDSVKARHILIRAQNPEEGQAARILLDSLKNVLDTDPTASFDSLAAQFSQDGSRDKGGDLGWKAKDGSFVPQFEEYMFYTGEKDSLRILYTQFGLHLIQVTGYKYETDKVGVRIAVIEKDIIPSEGTTEQKQREVLEFITNNRTIEDMKKAAKEMSLTIAPATGLEEGGFEIIGLGKNSTAADIIRWAHNPETENGEVTNRPYFMENEQLNYTEKFVVTALVSKLPKGLASIDDPQVRGDVGNILRNEKKTAMVKSELASLTSLDAIAGKYGIIKESAANVQYGSANVGTVGVEPKVAALAAATEVGQMSGAVGGNEGVYVLQVTSRNEAPAIVNLKSSRDKVSRRISQVISTGVYDNMKDNADIVDDRSKY
- a CDS encoding efflux RND transporter periplasmic adaptor subunit — encoded protein: MANKRKSRKGLYLLLVVIIIIAVGGYYQFNHKKENPERVAVEAAQKRTIVETVYSSGKLFPATELEITSNISGTIIELYVKEGDLVKKGQLLAKVDPEALVSIVERAEAATEGSKAQLEAVRAQKKQLEAQFENTRIIYTRNKELYKDGVISKSEFEAAEATFNTSKANIEAAVQNILAAEYTVKSSEATVKEQKKNLSQTRIYAPISGVVSTLYKKQGEQVVGTAQMAGTPILKIANLKTVEVRVDVNERDILTTSIGDSAEIELDAYPDRKFLGIVTQIANTATGLSSLTAAAQLTSDQVTNFEVRILMLDDSYKDLDTQSERSPFRAGLSASAEIKTNTAESILSVPVAAVTTREEEVEIGVDKEAQKIKEYVFVQVADSVLLREVTTGIQNDNFIEIKSGLKAGEVLVKAPYDAISKLLEDGSKIKVVEEKALYQEKEKES
- a CDS encoding nucleoside deaminase gives rise to the protein MFSVFSHEYYMKEALKEAEKAALVDEIPVGAIVVCRQQIIARAHNWTEHLTDVTAHAEILAITAASKYLNNKYLQKCTLYVTLEPCVMCSGALAWAQLGELVIGATDAKRGYSQLAPQALHPKTKIITGVLAEECGQLLSSFFQKKRS
- a CDS encoding MFS transporter, with amino-acid sequence MNIAGNIWKLYVIKMSKWFMVYMPIIVLFIQSNGLNLREVMTINAIYSMSVAFFEIPSGYFSDRLGRKNSIILGTLFITGQFGIYSLSFDFWTMGLGAMIGGLGASFISGTDSAMLYDTLHILDRKGDYLKWEGRTYAIGTFSEAIAAVIGGWLAYQYGLRYPMYMQVGISCIGVLAALSLVEPPVHKTHNRGNWEQVKYILRYTFWENKKLRFFIFLAATFGLASLLLAWFAQPYFDYKAIAENQIGYLWAALNITVAFFALNAHYSMKIFREKQLIFIILLGFSLGYIVLGMYGGEYLWLGLAAMFMMYALRGLATPTFLNLINQHAPSDMRATVLSIRGFSVRIMYALVAPILGWTADVYSIQETFLLIGGVIGIATIVAIVFYSLILEEAKQ
- a CDS encoding glucosaminidase domain-containing protein codes for the protein MRGIIVILLGVLTFQTHSILAAPLLENFYIDDVKARIYIEKYKHIAVAEMDRTGIPASIKMAQGILESGVGESELASVANNHFGIKCGGEVWQGETHYVWDDEVVKSCFRVYESAEESYIAHSEFLLNPKKAFRYGVLFELDKEDYKAWAKGLQKSGYATSKTYAKNLISIIERLELYKLDYLTVEVLALTEGALADIFPSMGPDVDRSADDTTTKTTRIPDPFSAVTDSVDMVLTLYVFKINGIAAVYVQPGDNLESIADRYRKKAKKLYRYNELKGRELKVGQYIFLNKKGNCYQHSNTDASTNVHIVNIGQGMYDIAQLYGIKLKRLLRYNKVYRHQEPKPGVQIFLKKQKR
- a CDS encoding acyltransferase: MKYQAHQTAVIDKGCKIGAGTKIWHFSHIMPNCCIGERCNIGQNVVVSPDVILGNNVKVQNNVSIYTGVICEDDVFLGPSMVFTNVINPRSAVVRRGQYRSTLVKKGASIGANATIICGNTIGEFALVGAGAVVTKDIAPYALVVGNPSKQVGWVSEYGHRLAFDKNNLAHCPESQQVYQLENEQVTRIE
- a CDS encoding TolC family protein produces the protein MHKQILSLIFLLIVINAKSQDAGDEWSLEKCINYAIQNSLQVQQASLNQNQAQLTKKQAIWAQAPTINGGFRNGVNFGRSVDLTSYEFNTIPTLTSGLSLNLNGVMFQGGQIRNTIKQSKIDLEAAEQDVQQAKNDVALSVAQAYLSILLAEENKGVLEEQAKVTQAQYEQTLKLIKGGVLAENSKYDLEAQIARDEENIVVAQNSIDLAYVTLKTLMNIDVSRAMSIQSTSDLEVEESLEVATLDEVYADAVTNQPNILASKLRERSAEIAVKIAKGAFWPTISYYGGISSNFSTGFKYPNTDDVVPYFLQLGGTFSGNIGVNVSVPIFNGFRTKIGVQRAELGTKIAELATTQLETTLKSNIERALTDIRAAQRRLVASQKSVIATRLSVDNTRKRYDLGVVNSFELTSVQNTLIAAESSVLQAKYDYLFKLKILDYYRGKPITIK